Proteins found in one Rhodothermus sp. genomic segment:
- a CDS encoding RtcB family protein — MAEVRFVKIHDNLWEIPKTGGMRVPARIYASEKILRELKEDQAPQQAVNVAHLPGIVKYSLAMPDIHWGYGFPIGGVAAFDLDEGVISPGGVGYDINCGVRLLASRLTYEEVVPHLERLVEMLFRRVPTGVGASGALKVSKQELRRVAIEGARWAVQQGFGSETDLEFIEENGRIEGADPAAVSERAYERGRDQLGTLGSGNHFLEVGYVAQVFDDEAARAMGLFPGQVTVIIHTGSRGFGYQICDDYLAIMDRARAKYHIRLPDRQLACAPLRSPEGQQYLAAMRCGINFAFANRQIIAHNTRRAFAEALGMRAEDVGLRTVYEVAHNIAKIEEHTIDGERRRVCVHRKGATRAFPPGHPQIPAAYRSIGQPVLIPGDMGRYSYVLIGTEQAMEETFGSTCHGAGRQLSRTKAKKVASGRRVADELRARGIIVRGASIRTINEEIPEAYKDVAEVVEVCHRAGISRKVVQLRPIGCIKG; from the coding sequence ATGGCGGAAGTGCGCTTTGTCAAAATTCACGATAACCTCTGGGAGATTCCCAAAACAGGCGGCATGCGGGTGCCGGCGCGCATCTATGCCAGCGAGAAAATCCTGCGTGAACTGAAGGAAGATCAGGCGCCTCAGCAGGCCGTCAACGTGGCGCATCTGCCCGGCATTGTCAAGTATTCGCTGGCTATGCCCGACATCCACTGGGGATATGGTTTTCCCATCGGCGGTGTAGCGGCCTTTGATCTGGATGAGGGCGTCATCTCGCCCGGTGGGGTCGGCTATGACATTAATTGTGGCGTGCGGCTGCTGGCCAGTCGGTTAACCTATGAGGAGGTGGTGCCGCATCTGGAGCGGTTGGTCGAGATGCTTTTCCGGCGTGTGCCCACCGGGGTGGGCGCTTCAGGCGCGCTCAAGGTGTCGAAGCAGGAGCTGCGCCGTGTGGCTATCGAAGGCGCTCGCTGGGCTGTGCAACAGGGCTTTGGATCGGAAACTGACCTGGAATTCATTGAGGAGAACGGTCGTATTGAAGGGGCCGATCCGGCAGCCGTCTCGGAGCGCGCTTATGAACGCGGGCGGGATCAACTTGGCACGCTGGGCTCGGGCAACCACTTTCTGGAAGTGGGCTACGTGGCGCAGGTCTTTGACGATGAAGCGGCTCGGGCTATGGGATTGTTTCCGGGCCAGGTGACCGTCATCATTCATACCGGTTCACGGGGCTTTGGCTATCAGATTTGCGACGATTACCTGGCGATTATGGATCGGGCACGGGCCAAGTACCATATTCGATTGCCGGATCGCCAGCTGGCCTGTGCACCGCTGCGCTCGCCTGAAGGCCAGCAGTATCTGGCCGCCATGCGTTGCGGCATTAACTTCGCCTTTGCCAACCGCCAGATTATCGCGCACAACACCCGCAGGGCGTTTGCCGAAGCGTTGGGTATGCGTGCGGAAGATGTCGGGCTGCGGACGGTCTATGAAGTAGCGCACAACATTGCTAAAATTGAAGAGCACACAATTGATGGCGAGCGGCGGCGTGTGTGTGTGCACCGTAAAGGAGCAACGCGCGCGTTTCCGCCGGGGCACCCCCAGATTCCGGCGGCCTATCGAAGCATCGGCCAGCCCGTGCTGATTCCGGGCGACATGGGACGCTACTCTTACGTTCTGATCGGTACTGAGCAGGCTATGGAGGAGACGTTTGGCAGCACGTGTCATGGGGCCGGTCGTCAGCTCAGCCGGACGAAAGCCAAGAAGGTTGCCAGCGGTCGTCGTGTGGCTGACGAGTTGCGTGCGCGAGGCATTATCGTGCGGGGAGCCAGCATCCGTACGATCAACGAAGAAATCCCGGAGGCCTATAAGGACGTCGCCGAAGTGGTTGAAGTATGCCATCGGGCGGGTATCTCCCGTAAGGTAGTGCAGCTTCGACCGATTGGGTGCATTAAGGGCTAA
- the fsa gene encoding fructose-6-phosphate aldolase, which produces MKFFLDTADLDEIREAASLGILDGVTTNPTLIRKAGARDFHAHIYQICELVEGDVSAEVTATDYEGMLREARELARIHARVVVKIPLIAEGIRAIRTLAAEGIRTNCTLCFSPMQALVAAKAGATYISPFAGRLDDVSSDGMRVIEQVVRIYRNYGFKTQVLAASLRHPMHVLQAALMGADVATMPFKVMMQLLKHPLTDVGLERFLKDWEAYLQTTQGVQTA; this is translated from the coding sequence ATGAAATTTTTCCTGGACACCGCCGACCTGGACGAGATCCGCGAGGCCGCAAGTCTGGGCATCCTGGATGGGGTAACGACAAACCCGACCCTGATTCGCAAAGCCGGGGCACGTGACTTTCACGCGCACATTTACCAGATCTGTGAGCTGGTCGAAGGCGACGTGTCGGCCGAAGTGACGGCCACCGACTATGAAGGCATGTTACGCGAGGCGCGGGAGCTGGCCCGCATCCACGCGCGCGTGGTCGTGAAGATTCCGCTGATCGCTGAAGGAATCCGGGCGATCAGGACCCTGGCCGCGGAAGGCATTCGCACGAACTGTACGCTGTGCTTTTCGCCCATGCAGGCATTGGTGGCGGCCAAGGCCGGAGCCACCTACATCAGTCCGTTCGCCGGACGCCTGGACGATGTCTCCTCCGACGGGATGCGCGTGATCGAGCAGGTGGTGCGCATCTATCGGAACTATGGCTTCAAGACGCAGGTGCTGGCCGCTTCGTTGCGTCATCCGATGCATGTGTTGCAGGCAGCATTGATGGGGGCTGACGTGGCCACCATGCCCTTCAAGGTCATGATGCAGCTTCTGAAGCATCCTCTGACAGATGTAGGACTGGAACGCTTCCTGAAAGACTGGGAAGCGTATTTGCAGACTACACAGGGCGTGCAGACAGCCTGA
- a CDS encoding stage II sporulation protein M, with product MILKVIKQNALLFSLSLSIWGVGVCLSEPWAASQETISKTINCEQMILTDVISDFGIIIGKNLLVAFLTISGGLISGGLFTIMILLYNGFLLGIIIREAFNLGIKIHVLILALALHGPIEILAFSLAGSFGLRGFFLFLSVDPYGTD from the coding sequence ATGATTCTGAAGGTAATCAAACAGAATGCTCTTCTGTTTAGTCTATCCCTCAGTATATGGGGAGTTGGGGTTTGCCTTTCAGAACCCTGGGCAGCATCTCAAGAAACAATCTCTAAGACTATTAACTGTGAACAAATGATCTTAACAGATGTAATATCAGATTTTGGAATCATCATAGGAAAAAATCTACTCGTAGCATTTCTTACTATAAGTGGAGGACTTATTAGTGGAGGATTATTTACTATAATGATTCTGTTGTATAATGGATTTCTACTCGGCATCATCATCCGAGAAGCATTTAACCTGGGTATAAAAATACATGTTCTTATATTAGCTCTTGCTCTGCATGGTCCGATCGAAATCTTAGCATTTTCCCTGGCAGGTTCCTTCGGATTGCGCGGTTTTTTTCTATTTCTGTCAGTGGATCCGTACGGAACAGATTGA
- the mpgP gene encoding mannosyl-3-phosphoglycerate phosphatase, translated as MNRLPTPLPVVFTDLDGTLLDLHTYDPGPAREAVARLLEHNIPIVFCSSKTRAEQLAYRRQLGIRDPFIVENGAAIFLPRRYFTIPYQARPAAHGLEVIVLGRSATEIRRALRTIRKETGLSFRGYHEMTVEEVATLTGLPPEAARWAMSREYSETIVVDFDPTDWQRFNAALATHSLVCFAGGRFYTVVGLGTDKGRAVRQLAELYRQQYGAILTIGLGDSPNDVPMLRAVDRPFLVQRPDGSWESVNVPGLVPIPAPGPQGWHMAIEQLLAQLAV; from the coding sequence ATGAACCGGCTACCCACGCCGCTACCTGTTGTCTTTACGGATTTGGACGGGACACTGCTCGATCTGCACACGTATGACCCCGGTCCAGCCCGTGAAGCTGTAGCTCGCCTGTTGGAGCACAACATCCCGATCGTATTTTGCTCTTCCAAGACGCGCGCCGAACAGTTGGCCTATCGACGGCAACTGGGCATACGCGACCCGTTCATTGTAGAAAACGGTGCTGCCATTTTCCTTCCCCGGCGTTACTTTACCATTCCCTACCAAGCACGTCCCGCTGCCCACGGGCTGGAGGTGATCGTCCTGGGGCGTTCCGCTACCGAAATACGCCGAGCCCTTCGAACAATCCGCAAGGAGACCGGCCTGTCTTTCCGAGGCTACCACGAAATGACGGTCGAAGAGGTCGCCACGTTGACTGGTCTGCCGCCCGAAGCGGCCCGTTGGGCCATGAGCCGTGAATACAGCGAAACAATCGTGGTGGATTTTGACCCGACGGATTGGCAACGCTTCAATGCGGCGCTGGCCACACACAGCCTGGTGTGCTTTGCAGGCGGCCGCTTCTACACGGTTGTAGGACTTGGCACCGACAAAGGACGGGCTGTCCGACAGCTGGCTGAGCTATATCGCCAACAATACGGAGCCATTCTCACCATCGGACTGGGGGATAGTCCCAATGATGTGCCGATGCTCCGGGCCGTGGATCGCCCTTTTCTGGTGCAGCGGCCGGATGGTAGCTGGGAGTCGGTCAATGTTCCAGGTCTGGTGCCTATTCCGGCACCCGGCCCGCAGGGTTGGCATATGGCCATCGAACAGTTGCTCGCTCAGCTCGCCGTTTAA
- a CDS encoding proline racemase family protein, producing MAQLYAREKLQVGDTFVHESIIGSLFVGRVEAVAQVGDFPAMVPSIEEWARVIRFNTIFIDERDPYRRGFQVL from the coding sequence ATGGCTCAGCTTTATGCAAGAGAGAAGTTGCAGGTGGGCGACACCTTTGTGCATGAAAGCATTATTGGTAGCCTGTTTGTCGGGCGAGTTGAAGCCGTGGCACAGGTAGGAGACTTTCCAGCCATGGTGCCCAGTATCGAAGAATGGGCACGAGTGATCAGATTCAACACGATTTTTATTGACGAACGTGATCCCTATCGCCGCGGATTTCAGGTACTTTAA
- a CDS encoding FAD-dependent oxidoreductase, whose translation MPSVVIVGGGAIGLASAFFLHRRGDFSITVVDQGAIGDGCSYGNAGFLSPSHVVPLAAPGVISKGLRWLLDPESPFYIRPRWDRELLRWLWGFRRAATGTHVVRSAPVLQALLERSRELTVQLQEAVGDFELRREGLLMPFQGKEGRRECEALAREAVRLGIAHAWMAAEQLAELAGTEVRAQGGLFFPGDAHLRPDRFTAALYRYLEQQGVQLLPNTPVTELVRRGHQVVGVRTPNGTLAADLVVVAAGAWSAELVRTVGYRLPLQPAKGYSLTFTPPEGMPRRPLLLTETKVAVTPFREAFRLAGTLELAGLELSLNWRRVQAIYRAAGRYLPTLRLPAMEQAEIWAGLRPCTPDGLPVIDRVPGTDNLWLATGHAMLGISLAAVTGELVAALISGAAPPIDPTPLRADRWR comes from the coding sequence ATGCCGTCGGTTGTCATTGTAGGAGGCGGAGCCATTGGTCTGGCATCCGCCTTTTTTCTGCATCGCCGCGGCGATTTTTCGATCACCGTGGTTGATCAGGGGGCGATTGGTGATGGCTGTTCGTATGGTAATGCTGGTTTTCTGAGTCCGAGTCATGTTGTGCCGTTAGCAGCGCCGGGGGTGATCAGCAAGGGATTGCGGTGGTTGCTGGATCCGGAAAGTCCTTTTTATATCCGGCCTCGCTGGGATCGGGAGCTTTTGCGCTGGCTCTGGGGCTTTCGCCGGGCGGCCACCGGTACGCATGTGGTTCGCAGTGCGCCGGTGTTGCAGGCGTTGTTGGAGCGCAGTCGTGAGCTGACGGTTCAGCTTCAGGAGGCGGTCGGTGATTTCGAGTTGCGTCGGGAGGGGCTGCTTATGCCTTTTCAAGGTAAAGAAGGGCGGCGGGAGTGTGAAGCGCTGGCACGGGAAGCGGTGCGGCTGGGCATAGCACATGCATGGATGGCTGCAGAACAGTTGGCGGAGCTGGCCGGAACCGAAGTGCGGGCACAGGGGGGGCTGTTTTTCCCGGGGGATGCGCATCTGCGGCCCGATCGATTTACGGCAGCTTTGTACCGCTATCTGGAGCAGCAGGGTGTTCAGTTGTTGCCGAACACGCCGGTAACGGAGCTGGTGCGTCGCGGACATCAGGTGGTGGGCGTGCGTACACCTAACGGGACGTTGGCGGCCGACCTGGTTGTGGTGGCGGCTGGTGCGTGGTCGGCCGAGCTGGTGCGGACTGTCGGGTATCGGTTGCCTCTGCAGCCGGCCAAAGGCTATAGCCTGACATTCACACCGCCGGAGGGCATGCCGCGACGTCCGCTGTTACTGACGGAGACCAAAGTGGCGGTAACACCCTTTCGAGAGGCATTTCGGTTGGCCGGAACCCTGGAACTGGCGGGACTGGAGCTGTCGCTGAATTGGCGACGCGTGCAGGCAATCTATCGGGCAGCCGGTCGGTATCTGCCGACGCTTCGGTTGCCTGCGATGGAGCAGGCCGAGATCTGGGCGGGACTGCGTCCCTGTACGCCCGACGGTCTGCCGGTGATCGACCGGGTACCCGGCACCGACAATCTCTGGCTGGCAACGGGTCATGCCATGCTGGGCATTTCGCTGGCAGCCGTTACAGGTGAACTGGTGGCGGCGTTGATCAGTGGAGCTGCACCGCCAATCGATCCAACCCCGCTACGGGCTGATCGATGGCGATAG
- the mpgS gene encoding mannosyl-3-phosphoglycerate synthase, which yields MRIEIPREAERFGANHIYGVQKVYELDSGLRQDAPAAENSVIQNLPYETLYEIERDMAIVVPIRDERLKLLEGVLFGIPHQCTVIIVSNSRRAPVDRFKMEQDAIETWSRFTRKQLLLVHQKDPFIARALAEAGYPYILDENDLVANGKAEGMIVATLLARILGKRYIGFIDADNYFPGAVYEYVHEYAAGFALSKSPYTMVRIAWHSKPKVVQSQLFFAKYGRTSVVTNRFLNQLISYYTGFETEVIRTGNAGEHAMTMELAMLLDYATGYAIEPYHYIDLLEKYGGVIESAHPEVMQHQVNIFQIESRNPHLHESKGDEHIDDMILSSLQVIYHSKICPEPIKREVLRELYRRGILAKGEEPAPPRIYPVLLNVDLEAFRDTLMRAPYAEQLETIAQARGYRRRLPRPTITSPEGDGSETVATPA from the coding sequence ATGCGTATTGAAATACCCCGTGAAGCCGAACGATTTGGAGCCAATCACATCTATGGCGTCCAGAAGGTCTATGAGCTGGACTCCGGCCTGCGCCAGGACGCCCCGGCCGCCGAAAACAGCGTGATTCAGAATCTCCCTTACGAGACGCTCTACGAGATCGAACGCGATATGGCCATTGTGGTCCCTATTCGAGACGAGCGTCTCAAACTGCTGGAGGGGGTGCTCTTTGGTATTCCACACCAGTGCACGGTTATTATCGTCTCAAACAGCCGCCGTGCACCAGTCGATCGCTTCAAAATGGAGCAGGATGCAATCGAAACCTGGTCGCGCTTTACCCGGAAACAGCTACTTCTCGTCCATCAGAAAGACCCCTTTATTGCCCGTGCGCTGGCCGAAGCAGGCTACCCGTACATCCTGGACGAAAACGACCTGGTGGCCAATGGCAAGGCCGAAGGCATGATTGTGGCTACCTTGCTGGCTCGCATTCTGGGCAAACGCTACATTGGCTTCATCGACGCGGACAACTACTTTCCTGGAGCCGTTTACGAGTACGTGCACGAATATGCGGCCGGCTTCGCACTGAGCAAGTCACCCTACACGATGGTGCGCATTGCCTGGCACAGCAAACCCAAGGTCGTCCAGTCTCAATTATTCTTTGCCAAATACGGTCGCACGTCGGTGGTCACGAATCGCTTCCTGAATCAGCTCATCAGCTACTACACCGGCTTTGAAACCGAAGTGATCCGCACCGGCAACGCCGGCGAACATGCGATGACCATGGAGCTGGCCATGCTTCTGGACTATGCGACCGGCTACGCCATTGAACCCTACCACTACATCGACCTGCTGGAGAAGTACGGGGGTGTGATCGAAAGCGCTCATCCCGAAGTCATGCAGCATCAGGTCAACATCTTCCAGATTGAATCGCGTAATCCCCACCTGCACGAATCCAAAGGCGACGAGCACATCGATGATATGATCCTCTCATCGCTTCAAGTGATTTATCACTCGAAAATCTGTCCAGAACCCATTAAGCGTGAGGTGTTGCGTGAGCTGTATCGACGGGGCATTCTGGCCAAAGGGGAGGAGCCGGCTCCCCCACGCATCTATCCGGTTTTGCTAAATGTGGACCTGGAAGCTTTCCGTGATACCCTGATGCGAGCGCCTTATGCCGAACAACTGGAGACTATCGCTCAGGCGCGGGGCTATCGTCGCCGGCTGCCTCGACCCACAATTACCTCCCCTGAAGGTGACGGATCTGAAACAGTCGCAACCCCGGCATGA
- a CDS encoding alanine dehydrogenase: MEKPLRLREQHRSLRIGVPREVANEERRVALAPSGVATLVANGHELYVEQGAGVLAHFPDAEYMEAGAQLVATPEDLYSQCELIVKVGRPTEEELKLLQEHQVLISALHLGSTTPDFLRRLMELGITGIGFEFIRDSDGTLPIVRMMHEIMGSMAVQIAARYLESSEGGKGVVLGGISGVPPATVVIIGAGVVGEWAARTALGYGAHVVVLDTDLGALRAIEHYLDRRVTTAMASVEYIRKAVRSADVVIGAKMGEGQRAPILVTEDMVAEMQPGSVIVDAMIDQGGCIETSRPTTHSNPVFRKYDVIHYCVPNMPSNAARTATYALNNVLVPYLIAIGESGSIHEALWRNVGLRNGTYVYRRYLTKKSLATMFGLPYRDIELLIASGL, from the coding sequence ATGGAAAAACCTCTGCGGCTGCGCGAGCAGCACCGCTCCCTACGTATCGGGGTCCCGCGTGAAGTGGCGAATGAAGAGCGTCGTGTGGCGCTGGCACCCAGTGGCGTGGCAACGCTGGTCGCTAACGGGCATGAACTCTATGTGGAGCAGGGAGCCGGCGTGTTGGCACATTTTCCAGATGCGGAGTACATGGAAGCCGGGGCCCAGCTTGTAGCCACGCCGGAAGACCTCTACAGTCAGTGTGAGCTGATCGTTAAGGTGGGTCGGCCTACCGAGGAAGAACTCAAGTTGTTGCAGGAGCATCAGGTACTTATTTCTGCCCTTCATCTGGGAAGCACGACACCTGATTTTCTCCGACGGCTCATGGAGCTGGGCATTACGGGTATTGGCTTCGAGTTCATTCGCGACTCAGACGGTACGCTGCCTATTGTGCGCATGATGCACGAGATCATGGGATCGATGGCCGTGCAGATTGCTGCCCGCTATCTGGAAAGCAGTGAAGGGGGGAAAGGGGTGGTGCTGGGAGGAATTTCAGGGGTGCCACCCGCGACCGTGGTGATTATTGGTGCTGGTGTAGTCGGGGAGTGGGCTGCCCGGACCGCCTTAGGTTATGGCGCCCACGTCGTGGTGCTTGATACCGATCTGGGAGCGCTCCGGGCTATTGAGCATTACCTGGACCGACGGGTAACCACGGCCATGGCTTCCGTTGAGTACATTCGCAAGGCAGTTCGCTCGGCCGATGTGGTCATCGGAGCCAAGATGGGAGAAGGCCAGCGCGCGCCTATCCTGGTTACCGAAGACATGGTAGCTGAGATGCAACCCGGCTCGGTCATTGTGGACGCCATGATCGATCAGGGCGGGTGTATTGAAACGAGCCGGCCTACCACGCACTCCAATCCTGTCTTTCGCAAGTATGATGTCATTCATTACTGCGTGCCGAATATGCCTTCGAATGCCGCGCGGACGGCTACCTATGCATTGAACAACGTGCTGGTGCCCTACCTGATCGCTATCGGAGAAAGTGGCTCCATTCACGAAGCGCTCTGGCGTAATGTGGGATTGCGCAACGGCACGTACGTCTATCGGCGCTATCTCACCAAAAAAAGTCTGGCCACGATGTTTGGCCTGCCCTACCGAGATATTGAGCTGCTGATCGCTTCAGGGCTCTGA
- the tkt gene encoding transketolase gives MQEQKTSDAIRETDFVPTELDHLCINTIRFLAVDAVEQAKSGHPGMPMGAAPMAYVLWTRHLRHNPRDPKWPNRDRFILSAGHGSMLLYALLHLTGYALPMEELQRFRQWGSRTPGHPEYGLTPGVETTTGPLGQGFANAVGMAIAEQYLAAHFNRDGFPLFDHFTYVIASDGDLMEGVSHEAASLAGHLRLGKLIVLYDDNDISIDGPTDITFTEDVGVRFEAYGWHVQYVDDGNDLVAIDAALWQARAETERPSLIVVRTHIGYGSPNKQDTAAVHGAPLGPEEVRLTKQNLGWPTDQTFYVPEEVYQHMRQAVTQGQQWQAEWETLHARYREAYPAEAAELDRWWKRQLPPGWDEGLPVFEAGKAVATRNASGAVLDVLATRLPELIGGSADLAESNKTHPQGREAFSRDNRKGGYIHFGVREHAMAAICNGLSLHGLRAYASTFLIFSDYLRPALRLSALMEQPVVYVFTHDSIGLGEDGPTHQPIEHLASLRAIPHVVVLRPADATETVEAWKIALERVDGPTVLVLTRQSVPVLDRRQLAPAEGVRRGAYILKEAWGALQAILLASGSEVHVALAAAEQLEADGVGTRVVSVPSWELFDSQEAAYREAVLPSDVTVRVAIEAGVGQGWERLVGCQGRIISLERFGASAPGKILFEKFGFTSERIAHEVRALLQQR, from the coding sequence ATGCAAGAACAGAAGACCTCAGACGCGATTCGGGAAACCGACTTTGTGCCGACCGAGCTGGACCATCTGTGCATCAACACGATACGCTTTCTGGCCGTTGATGCAGTTGAGCAGGCGAAATCTGGCCATCCGGGGATGCCGATGGGGGCTGCGCCGATGGCTTATGTGCTCTGGACCCGGCATTTGCGGCACAACCCGCGCGATCCGAAGTGGCCGAATCGAGATCGGTTTATTCTATCGGCCGGACATGGGTCCATGCTGCTCTATGCGCTGCTGCATCTGACGGGTTATGCGCTGCCCATGGAAGAACTGCAGCGCTTTCGGCAGTGGGGATCCCGCACGCCGGGACATCCGGAGTATGGCCTGACGCCTGGTGTCGAAACCACCACGGGACCGCTGGGACAGGGCTTTGCGAATGCGGTCGGCATGGCCATTGCCGAGCAATATCTGGCAGCACATTTCAACCGGGACGGATTCCCACTATTTGATCACTTTACGTACGTGATTGCTTCTGACGGTGATCTCATGGAGGGCGTCTCGCATGAGGCGGCTTCGCTGGCCGGCCATCTGAGACTGGGCAAGCTGATCGTGCTCTACGACGACAACGATATTTCCATTGATGGACCGACCGACATCACCTTTACCGAAGATGTTGGCGTTCGCTTTGAAGCGTATGGCTGGCACGTACAGTACGTGGACGATGGCAACGATCTGGTAGCCATTGACGCAGCCCTCTGGCAGGCACGGGCTGAAACCGAGCGACCTTCGCTCATTGTCGTACGTACGCATATCGGCTATGGGAGTCCGAATAAGCAGGATACCGCTGCCGTGCATGGGGCGCCTCTTGGTCCTGAAGAGGTGCGCCTTACCAAGCAAAATCTGGGCTGGCCCACGGATCAAACCTTCTATGTGCCGGAAGAAGTCTACCAGCACATGCGGCAGGCCGTGACACAGGGGCAGCAGTGGCAGGCCGAATGGGAAACGCTGCACGCCCGCTATCGGGAAGCCTATCCGGCCGAAGCAGCCGAACTGGACCGGTGGTGGAAACGCCAGCTTCCGCCAGGATGGGATGAGGGACTTCCTGTCTTTGAAGCGGGCAAGGCTGTGGCCACACGCAATGCGAGCGGAGCGGTACTCGACGTGCTGGCGACTCGACTTCCGGAGTTGATAGGCGGGTCGGCCGACCTGGCTGAATCGAATAAGACACATCCCCAAGGCCGCGAAGCGTTCAGTCGTGACAATCGGAAGGGCGGCTACATTCACTTCGGGGTACGCGAGCATGCCATGGCAGCCATCTGCAATGGCCTCTCCCTGCATGGGCTGCGGGCCTATGCCAGCACCTTTCTGATCTTCAGCGACTATTTGCGGCCGGCGTTGCGACTGAGCGCGCTCATGGAGCAGCCGGTTGTGTACGTGTTCACGCATGACTCCATCGGACTGGGCGAAGACGGTCCCACACACCAACCGATAGAGCATCTGGCCAGTCTGCGGGCCATTCCTCATGTTGTGGTGCTACGGCCGGCCGACGCGACCGAGACGGTAGAAGCCTGGAAAATAGCCCTTGAGCGCGTAGACGGGCCGACCGTGCTTGTACTGACGCGGCAGAGCGTCCCGGTACTGGATCGTCGGCAGCTGGCACCGGCCGAAGGCGTTCGACGAGGGGCCTATATCCTGAAAGAAGCGTGGGGAGCGCTGCAGGCGATCCTGCTGGCCTCCGGTAGCGAAGTGCATGTGGCCCTGGCAGCTGCCGAGCAGCTCGAGGCTGACGGTGTTGGTACACGCGTAGTCAGCGTGCCTTCCTGGGAGCTGTTCGACAGCCAGGAAGCCGCTTATCGGGAAGCAGTGTTGCCCTCTGACGTGACCGTGCGGGTGGCCATCGAGGCCGGCGTGGGGCAGGGATGGGAACGGCTGGTAGGATGCCAGGGTCGTATTATCAGTCTGGAGCGCTTTGGGGCGTCGGCACCGGGAAAAATTCTATTTGAAAAATTTGGCTTTACGTCTGAGCGCATAGCCCATGAAGTACGCGCCTTGCTCCAACAACGCTGA
- a CDS encoding trehalase family glycosidase, with the protein MGSSAGLREQARQVLEGNWAGRFTKPAPRLYPHQWSWDAAFIALGWVHEDQGRAQQELLHLFRAQWRNGLLPHIVFDQRRREYFPGPGIWETHRCPAAPSRRATSGIVQPPLHATTAWTIYLQAKDRGRARIFLEKLFPGLVAWHDYLFRERDPRREGLVYIRHPWESGMDNAPLWDGIVQRMHLNPSDRPRYRRIDTMLVAEADRPTGAEYDRYLYLVRLFAEAGYDEARIRQTCPFLVQDVLFNTLLCRAEQDLAEIASVLGENPEPFRRRAQQVAEAVNQRLWDEQRALYFDYDLVLDRPIWVRMASCFTPLFAGIPDGLQAARLVSHLEASGFFNWDGSRYSVPSYDPNGLGFSPVQYWRGPVWININWLLIEGLARYGYIEHAAHLCRTVRLLVERHGFYEYYHPYTGEGHGSEQFSWSAALTLDLLVRRAEWMRWGTRSTKRRAVA; encoded by the coding sequence ATGGGTTCAAGCGCAGGCTTGCGTGAGCAGGCACGTCAGGTTTTGGAAGGCAACTGGGCAGGACGCTTTACAAAGCCGGCACCGCGTCTGTATCCACACCAGTGGTCCTGGGATGCGGCCTTCATTGCGCTGGGGTGGGTACATGAGGATCAAGGACGGGCGCAGCAGGAGCTGCTGCATCTGTTTCGGGCGCAATGGCGCAATGGGCTGTTGCCACATATAGTGTTTGATCAGCGGCGTCGTGAATATTTCCCGGGGCCGGGGATCTGGGAAACGCATCGATGTCCGGCGGCGCCATCGCGCAGGGCAACATCCGGCATTGTGCAACCACCGCTACATGCAACGACCGCCTGGACGATCTACCTGCAGGCAAAAGACAGGGGGCGCGCACGGATATTTCTGGAGAAGTTGTTTCCCGGCCTGGTAGCCTGGCATGACTACCTTTTCCGGGAGCGCGATCCCCGCCGAGAAGGGCTGGTATACATCCGGCATCCCTGGGAGTCGGGCATGGATAATGCGCCGCTGTGGGACGGCATTGTGCAGCGGATGCATCTCAACCCGAGCGATCGGCCGCGTTATCGCCGTATCGACACCATGCTGGTGGCCGAAGCCGATCGTCCGACCGGGGCTGAGTATGACCGCTACCTGTACCTGGTGCGTTTGTTTGCCGAAGCGGGCTACGACGAAGCGCGCATCCGGCAAACGTGTCCGTTCCTGGTACAGGATGTGCTCTTCAATACCCTGCTCTGCCGGGCAGAGCAGGATCTGGCAGAAATCGCATCGGTGCTGGGTGAAAATCCGGAGCCGTTTCGTCGGCGAGCACAGCAGGTAGCGGAGGCGGTCAACCAGCGCCTCTGGGATGAGCAACGGGCGCTGTACTTTGACTATGATCTGGTACTGGATCGTCCGATCTGGGTGCGTATGGCTTCCTGCTTTACGCCGCTGTTTGCGGGCATTCCGGATGGCCTTCAGGCAGCCCGTCTGGTCAGCCATCTGGAAGCCTCGGGCTTTTTCAACTGGGACGGCTCACGGTATTCCGTGCCGAGTTACGATCCCAATGGATTGGGCTTTTCGCCCGTACAATACTGGCGAGGACCGGTCTGGATTAACATCAACTGGCTACTCATCGAGGGGCTGGCCCGTTACGGATACATTGAGCATGCCGCTCATCTCTGCCGTACCGTCCGATTGCTTGTCGAACGCCATGGCTTCTATGAGTATTACCATCCCTATACAGGAGAAGGACACGGGTCGGAGCAATTCTCCTGGAGTGCAGCGCTGACGTTGGATCTGCTGGTGCGTCGGGCGGAATGGATGCGGTGGGGGACGCGTTCGACAAAGCGGCGGGCGGTGGCCTGA